The sequence CGATTTCTTCCGCGATGGCTGTGACGAAGACGCCTTCGGCGCGCAGCTTGGCGCGGGCCTCTTTTTGCCCGGCGGCGTCGATGGAGCCGCTTATCCCCTTGCCGTCCCGCCCGATCCCCTGAAATGCGAACAACATTTATATTCCATCCGTTTCTTCGGTGACGCGCAGCACTTCGTCCAGCGTGGTTTCGCCGGCGATGATGCGGCGGATGCCGTCGCGCCGCAGGGTGTGCATCCCTTCGAGGATGGCGGCCTGGCGTATTTCCTTCGAGTCGGCCCCTTTCACGATACGGCTGCGGATGCCGTCGGTGATGCGGAGGTATTCGTAGATGCCGCTGCGGCCGCGGTAACCGCTGTTCATGC is a genomic window of Nitrospinota bacterium containing:
- a CDS encoding type II secretion system protein GspE, whose amino-acid sequence is MNSGYRGRSGIYEYLRITDGIRSRIVKGADSKEIRQAAILEGMHTLRRDGIRRIIAGETTLDEVLRVTEETDGI